Within Phragmitibacter flavus, the genomic segment TTCCATCGGAGACAACACCGGTTGCATGAAGCTTAAAGGTGCCAGCGAGCGTCACATCGGCACTGATCCACGTCCCGACGAATGGGCGATCCGCGACGAACTGCTGGCCGTCGCCGGTCGCTGGAATCTTGGCAATTCCTGGGCCTGGTGAAATAAAACGGTCAGCTGTCCATCAGCTTCATCAGCAGGCGGCGCACCACGTGCCGCTGGGTCATATTTCCCTCGCGTTCGCACGCTTCATCCAGATTGCGCAAGACCCGCCCGATCATGGTATTGACGGTTGCCGATTCATGGATCAGCTCCTCCATCGCCGGATTGGCTGCCGGATGGTGCCTTGCCACGTCTTCCGCCAGCATGAACCGACCGCGATTGAAACAATCCACCAGCCAGGTCTGCCCCTCATGAGTGACACGGGCGAGGAAATGGCCGGGGAAATTGCAACCTTGAATCGGCACCCCGAGGCGTTTGCCCACGAGGATGTAGACCGCGCACATCGACAGCGGATTTCCTAGTCCATTCTCCAGCACCCACAACAAGTTGCTGTTGTGGGCCGCATAATATTCCTTCGTGTTGCCGCGCAACCGCGCGTCTTGACCACGCCCCGCAAACAGATATTCTGCCAGCAATCGTGGGTCGCTTCCGACTCCAGAGCGCAGTGCAGATGCCGCCAGCGAGTCCAGTTTCCGTCCCATCTCCTCAGCCTGCGTGGCCCATCCGCTCAAAAAGGTGGAAATCTGACCCAGTGCATCTTCCAATTGTGCCTCGGGAGAGGAAAGCCAGCGCCACGACAACCAGGTCTCCTCCAACTCCTCCCAGCAACCGGGGGCCAGCAACTCACTAAGCAGGCGTTGCTGTTCGTCATCCAAAGGTTCTCCCAAGGCCAGCAATTCCTCGGGCAATTCCCTGCGCATGGAAGTCAATCGGCTGCGAACGGCGGAGCGAACCACCGGATTGTCGTCATCCAGCAATTTCAGCAAATGGCGGAGTTGAGGTGTGGTGCTTTGCACAAGTAAATAAATAGCAAACGCAACGCCCTGCGGCAAGTCACTTCACCATGTAGAAATATTTGCTCCATGGGTCAGGCGAACCCGCTTTTTTCAGGAAGCGGTCTTCGCATGAGACAAATTTTCAAAAAAACTGCATTCAGTTCATTCAAAGTGATGACATTCCGCGATTCGTCGCTTGCATGTCATGGCCTTAATGCTAGCTTTTCCCCCAGCGGAGGCCTCAGAGTTTCTTGGGAATTCGCTAAACTGACACTCAGCGATGGCCAATGAGATTGACTAGTTGATCAAAATTTGTTCGTTGATGATTGCCGGAGAATATTTTTTTAGTGTTTATTGTAAATCGAAAAGCGCGGGCATAGCATAGTGGTAATGCTCCAGCCTTCCAAGCTGATTAGACGGGTTCGATTCCCGTTGCCCGCTCCATCGATTCAAAATAACCCCCCCCGGCTATGAATTTTTCACCCTCATGCATATTGGGTTTGCTTTCCGTTGCGATGGCCATCGCGACGCCGTTGGAGGCGGATCAGAGTCAACCCACTGGGGCTGAGATCAAATCCACCGTCACCAAGTGTGATCCAATCTTCAAAGAGGTGCAAACCGCAGTGACTGCGGAACCGGACAAGGTGCTCCTCATCGTCGAAGAAAATATTCTCGCCAGTCAGGACTGCGTTTGTGAAATCATCAAGGCGGCAATCCTTGCCACACAGGCCGATGCGGATCTGACGCGTCAGATCATGCTTACCGCCCTGGATGCGGCACCTGGCAAAGCGAAAATGATTGAAATATGCATCGCCGCCATCGCCGCTGAGCGCGCAGGTGATGTCAAAGTGAGTGGCAAAGACGTTCAGGAGGTCGTGCGAAGTGGCAAAGACGGCAAGGATGTTACGCCAATTTTCAGTGAAAAAGGGGTGATGGAAGCCGCCCCTCTCTTGGCCACTGGCGACGACTACCGTTTCATTCCTCCCGACATTCGCGGTGTTTATCTCATTCAACCCGGTTCCGGCGGCGTCTATTTCGGCGATCCCGAAGTGATCGAGACCATCATCGTCAAAGAGGAACCACCCCGTGTCATTATCCGGGAACATCCCCCGAAGGACAGTGATCCGCAATCCCCCTCCTGCGTCTGCATCCGCCCTTAACCCACCGAAGATCGCCCTTTAACCGCCCCCTCGATCTTTCATGCAAAAATCTTTCCCCCGCGCGCTCCTGGCCATGACCGTCTTGACGGTCTCGGGCACCGCATTTGCTCAGGGGTTGCTCGGCCTGACCCAAAGCGTGGATTACGAGGCCAATATCCCTTTCTCCGTCAGCACGTCGGTGCGCGCTGGTTACGACAATATCAAATACTCCAGCGCCGGTCAGGAAGACGTGGAAAGCTATTTCCTCCAATCCGGCATCGGCCTTCGTTATGGCAACAATCATCGGGTGACCCCATGGAACGTTGGCGTTGACCTCGGCGTCACGCATTACCTTGATTCCGTCGAGCGCGGTGAGGACACTTTCTACAACACGCGCGTTTCTTTCAACATCAGCCATCAAATCTCGCGCCGCCTGACGGTCGGCAACAACTTTTACGCCACCTACGAGATTGAGCCTGATTACGGTGCCGGCGTCACCACCGGTCGTCGGGCCGGCCAATACATCTACGGTTACAACAACACCACGCTCGCCTACGCCTGGACCCGCCGCGTCTCCACCACCACGGGTTACACCGTCGATGGCATCAAGTATGTCGATGATAACGACGTGGCCGGTTTGGAGGACCGGTTCAGCCACACCTTTAGCCAGCAAGTCAGTTACGCCTTGTCGCGCCGCACTTCCCTGA encodes:
- a CDS encoding transglutaminase-like domain-containing protein, translated to MQSTTPQLRHLLKLLDDDNPVVRSAVRSRLTSMRRELPEELLALGEPLDDEQQRLLSELLAPGCWEELEETWLSWRWLSSPEAQLEDALGQISTFLSGWATQAEEMGRKLDSLAASALRSGVGSDPRLLAEYLFAGRGQDARLRGNTKEYYAAHNSNLLWVLENGLGNPLSMCAVYILVGKRLGVPIQGCNFPGHFLARVTHEGQTWLVDCFNRGRFMLAEDVARHHPAANPAMEELIHESATVNTMIGRVLRNLDEACEREGNMTQRHVVRRLLMKLMDS
- a CDS encoding DUF5777 family beta-barrel protein — translated: MQKSFPRALLAMTVLTVSGTAFAQGLLGLTQSVDYEANIPFSVSTSVRAGYDNIKYSSAGQEDVESYFLQSGIGLRYGNNHRVTPWNVGVDLGVTHYLDSVERGEDTFYNTRVSFNISHQISRRLTVGNNFYATYEIEPDYGAGVTTGRRAGQYIYGYNNTTLAYAWTRRVSTTTGYTVDGIKYVDDNDVAGLEDRFSHTFSQQVSYALSRRTSLTAEYRFRLTDYDSSPRGIAGENYVNPDSTSHFVLIGVDQAWSDRLTASVRAGAELYQSDRTSETAPYVEGSLNYAISRKTSLRWHVQAGYDGSELGLFNSRYSYRTGVVVSHQFTRRLSGNSGIHYVHSDFEGSEDVPSASEDELNASIGLTYNFWQNLSLDANYSFTTLAADQEFRDYDRHRLSVGLNATF